A single Diceros bicornis minor isolate mBicDic1 chromosome 7, mDicBic1.mat.cur, whole genome shotgun sequence DNA region contains:
- the LOC131408029 gene encoding olfactory receptor 52A1-like — translation MTMSNITVFMPSVLTLIGIPGLESMQCWIGIPLCVMYLIAIIGNSLLLFIMISERSLHEPMYIFLSMLGVIDIALGTSIVPKMLGIFWFHTSDIYFDSCLLQMWLIHTFQIMESGILLAMALDRYVAICYPLRHAAIFTQQLITQIGAVVTLRAAILVAPCLLLIKCRFQFYHTTVISHSYCEHMAIVKLAAGNVRVNKIYGLFVAFTVAGFDLTFITSSYMQIFVTVFRLPQKEARLKAFNTCIAHICIFLQFYLLAFFSFLTHRFGSHIPPYIHILFSSFYLLVPPFLNPLVYGAKTKQIRLHVVKMFCS, via the coding sequence ATGACAATGTCCAACATCACAGTCTTCATGCCTTCTGTGCTGACACTAATCGGGATCCCAGGACTAGAGTCTATGCAGTGCTGGATTGGGATCCCATTGTGTGTCATGTATCTCATTGCTATCATTGGAAACTCCTTGCTTCTGTTCATCATGATTTCAGAGCGCAGCCTCCATGAGCCCATGTACATTTTCCTAAGTATGCTAGGAGTCATAGATATTGCACTTGGTACCAGCATTGTGCCCAAGATGCTTGGAATCTTCTGGTTCCATACTTCAGACATTTATTTTGATTCCTGCTTGCTTCAAATGTGGCTCATCCACACATTTCAGATCATGGAGTCAGGCATCCTGCTGGCCATGGCTCTGGACCGTTATGTGGCCATCTGTTACCCACTAAGACATGCTGCCATCTTCACCCAACAGCTAATCACCCAAATAGGGGCTGTGGTAACACTCAGGGCTGCCATTCTTGTAGCCCCATGTTTATTATTGATAAAGTGCCGGTTTCAATTTTATCACACAACAGTCATCTCCCACTCCTACTGTGAGCACATGGCCATTGTGAAACTGGCTGCAGGAAATGTCCGGGTTAACAAAATCTATGGTTTGTTTGTGGCCTTCACTGTTGCAGGATTTGACCTCACATTTATCACATCGTCTTATATGCAGATATTTGTCACAGTTTTTCGTTTGCCCCAGAAGGAAGCCAGGTTGAAAGCCTTCAATACTTGCATTGCTCACATCTGTATCTTCCTCCAGTTCTACCTCCTTGccttcttctccttcctcacacacaggTTTGGTTCTCATATCCCCCCTTATATCCATAtcctcttttccagcttctacttGCTGGTCCCTCCATTTCTCAATCCACTCGTCTATGGTGCAAAGACCAAGCAGATTCGCCTGCATGTGGTAAAAATGTTCTGTTCTTAA